In the genome of Amaranthus tricolor cultivar Red isolate AtriRed21 chromosome 15, ASM2621246v1, whole genome shotgun sequence, one region contains:
- the LOC130801375 gene encoding uncharacterized protein LOC130801375 → MASYKESDPTLGYLTKKETEVKLPRATRVKNKTPAPIQITAEQILREARERQESEIRPPKQKITDSTELADYRLRKRKEFEDLIRRVRWNVTAWVKYAQWEESQKDFKRARSVWERALEVDYRNHTVWLKYADMEMKNKFINHARNVWDRAVSLLPRVDQLWYKYIHMEEMLGNVAGARQVFERWMQWQPDQQGWRSYIKFELRYNEIDRARAIYERFVDCHPKVDGWIRYAKFEMKNGEIGQARNCYERAVDKLADDEEAEQLFVAFAEFEERCKETERARCIYKFALDHIPKGRAEEVYKKFVAFEKQYGDKDGIDNAIVGKRRFQYEEEVRKNPLNYDNWFDYIRLEESVGVQNRVREVYERAIANFPPAEEKRYWQRYIYLWINYALYEELDAQDMERTREVYRECLKLIPHPKFSFAKIWLLAAQFEIRQLNLDGARQILGNAIGRAPKDKIFKKYIEIELQLGNIDRCRKLYEKYLEWSPENCYAWTKYAELERSLCETERARAIYELAIAQPALDMPELLWKAYIEFEIAEGEFENTRALYERLLDRTKHLKVWISYAKFEATAEYNGDSDISKKKLCVQRTRRVFEKALSHFRVSAPELKEERAMLLDDWLKLEKDFGDLGDVSSVQAKMPKKLKRKRPIETEDGTTGYEEYFDYMFPEEAQTTNLKILEAAYKWKKQKASADDD, encoded by the exons ATGGCTTCCTATAAGGAGTCGGACCCTACATTAGGGTACTTGACAAAGAAAGAAACAGAAGTTAAGCTCCCTCGTGCGACGAGAGTTAAGAACAAAACTCCTGCACCTATTCAGATCACTGCTGAACAAATCCTGCGTGAAGCTCGTGAACGCCAAGAATCTGAGATTCGTCCACCCAAGCAAAAGATTACTGATTCAACTGAACTTGCAGATTACCGTCTTCGAAAACGCAAGGAATTTGAGGATTTGATTCGTAGGGTACGATGGAATGTTACTGCATGGGTTAAGTATGCCCAATGGGAGGAGTCCCAAAAGGACTTCAAACGTGCTCGGTCTGTTTGGGAACGTGCTTTGGAGGTTGATTACAGAAATCACACTGTGTGGTTAAAATATGCAGACATGGAGATGAAGAATAAGTTCATAAACCATGCCCGAAACGTGTGGGATCGGGCTGTTTCCTTGCTCCCCCGAGTGGACCAGTTGTGGtataaatatattcatatggaGGAGATGCTTGGCAATGTAGCTGGTGCTAGGCAGGTTTTTGAGAGATGGATGCAATGGCAACCTGATCAGCAAGGATGGCGCTCCTACATTAAGTTTGAGTTGCGCTACAATGAGATTGACCGGGCTAGGGCTATATACGAGAGATTTGTGGATTGTCATCCGAAAGTTGATGGATGGATTCGTTATGCAAAGTTCGAAATGAAAAATGGGGAGATTGGTCAAGCAAGGAATTGCTACGAGAGAGCAGTCGACAAGTTGGCTGACGATGAAGAAGCAGAGCAACTGTTTGTGGCTTTTGCTGAGTTTGAGGAAAGATGCAAGGAAACAGAACGTGCTAGATGCATTTATAAATTTGCTCTGGACCATATACCTAAAGGTCGAGCAGAAGAGGTTTATAAAAAGTTTGTTGCTTTTGAGAAGCAGTATGGGGACAAAGATGGTATTGATAATGCCATTGTAGGAAAACGGAGATTCCAGTATGAGGAAGAGGTTAGGAAGAATCCCCTTAACTACGATAATTGGTTTGATTATATTCGGTTAGAGGAAAGTGTAGGTGTTCAAAATAGAGTAAGGGAAGTGTATGAGAGGGCAATTGCCAATTTTCCTCCAGCTGAGGAGAAACGCTACTGGCAGCGTTACATATATCTGTG GATCAATTACGCTTTGTATGAGGAACTTGATGCACAAGATATGGAACGAACAAGAGAGGTTTACAG GGAATGCCTCAAACTGATTCCTCACCCAAAATTCTCCTTTGCAAAGATCTGGCTATTGGCTGCTCAGTTTGAAATAAGGCAATTGAATCTTGATGGTGCGAGGCAGATATTGGGTAATGCCATTGGGAGAGCGCCAAAGGATAAG ATATTCAAAAAATACATTGAAATAGAGTTGCAGTTGGGAAATATTGATAGGTGCAGGAAGCTATATGAGAAATATTTGGAGTGGTCACCAGAGAATTGCTATGCATGGACCAAGTATGCTGAGTTGGAACGTTCTTTGTGTGAAACAGAAAGAGCTAGGGCTATATATGAGCTTGCCATAGCTCAACCTGCGTTGGATATGCCAGAGCTATTGTGGAAG GCATACATTGAATTTGAGATAGCAGAGGGAGAGTTTGAAAATACTAGAGCTTTATATGAGAGACTGCTAGACCGAACCAAACATTTGAAGGTTTGGATCAGCTATGCGAAGTTTGAAGCTACTGCCGAGTATAATGGGGACTCAGACATTTCAAAGAAGAAATTGTGTGTTCAACGTACTAGAC GAGTTTTTGAAAAAGCCCTCAGTCATTTTAGGGTTTCTGCTCCTGAACTGAAAGAAGAGAGAGCTATGCTCTTGGATGATTGGCTTAAATTGGAGAAAGATTTTGGGGATCTTGGTGATGTCAGTTCAGTTCAAGCTAAGATGCCAAAGAAACTCAAGAGGAAGCGACCTATAGAGACAGAGGACGGTACAACCGG